CCAACTTCATTTATGTTTTTCCAAAATTCGTGAAACCGGTTGCATTCACCATGAAGATGTTGCCGTATGAACGGCCACTCCCACTCTTTAAGCGATAAGCCGACCGCTATAGATCGAAACCCACAATTACCATCACCCTGCACATTTTGTATGTGACTGAAGTGTGGATAGAAGCACGGTGGAATGTACTTTTTGAAGTGCAAGAACATATTAACTTGTCCGACAGGCAGCAAAGGTAAGTCTGGTGGCTCTTCCTTTGATTTTGCGACCTTGTTTTTCGTTTTTGAATTCTTAGGGCCTTTCACAATCTCACCGAAGAACATAGGTGTTTCAGTACAATAACTTTGTGACTCGACAAACGAGCTATGCCTGGTAGGTTTGATCGTTGACTCTTGTGTGCCAAACCCATCTTGTGAATCACTATACTGGTCCTGCGTTGTAAAAAAGTTGTGTCTAGAAGGCTCCGTAAACGAATCATCCTTCCTTTGTTGCTGAGCTTTTAAAGTTGGACGACCCCGTGTGTTTTTTTGCACAACTGGTTGTTTAAGCTTCGTCTTATTGAGTTGTACCAACTCCTTCATCTTTTGAATCAAGTTTTTCTTGAGTTCTCTCGGCTGAGCACTTAAATGTTGTTTGAGAAGCGCAAATTCGCCGTCTAAGTCGAAAGAGTCCACCTTGCTCGGTTCCACTATGGAGTCCAAATTTAACTTTCTCCAAAAAGGGTCTATCAACTCCAACGGGATCATTTCACCTAAGAAACATatcaacaaacaacataaaacgtCAATAAGATTTTGCGTGATGAAAGGCTATGATTATAAAATGTGGTTGGTCGAATAATGTATTACCATTCGTTGTATACGGTTCCAACCGACACGCGCATGGCAACCCACAGGTTGTATACAAACGGCACGCGCATGTACGGTTATATAACATTAATTTTTCTATTTCATTTACTTCATCTGATATCAACTCTAGGCAGGCATGTGGAACCTTCTTTAGTAGGAGATTAAATATTGGTTTGTTATGATGACCCAATGTTCGGCTCCTGCTTGTTTCAATGTTGCCTTTGATTTCTGTCACCTGGTTTCTTATGAGCTTATTGATAAGTGGTACCACTTTCTCTAGGGTGTAATTAGAATCGCCTAGGTActgcttcaaaagggcatgttGACCCTCTGCCCTGTTCGTTGTACGTTGACCGAAGTTCAGATGTTGGTCGCTCCAGAACGAAACAAACCGGTCTCTATATGGTTGTAACCAGATTGAATCCAAATAGTTCATAATCTCTGTAATCAAAGTCAAGTGCAGTTAAGACAAGTCAAATAAATACGATTATTAaacaaaaattatataaaacttaCCGTCGGTTTTTTTGCGTGGCAAGTTTGATCGTATTCGCTCGTACCAGTAGTTGTAGTCATGATCGGTCGTTGAGTTAATTAGCTCGCCCCACTTGAAAAGAAACCTAgcccatttatcatctgttttaaAGCTTTTCCTGCAATGTTTGAAGATGTTTTGCTGTATGTGCCACCTACACAATGAATGTCTAGCCCTGGGAAACACGGTTGCACATGCGTTCATTAGGGCGCGATCTCTATCCGTTACTGTTACACGGGGTTCCATAACACTGTCTAATGAGTGTTTCAAGCTCTGTAGAACCCATGTGAAGTTTTCCTGTTTCTCGTTGCTTACGAACGCATGAGCAAtgcaaaacgacatcaacgtggaTGTAACGCCGATAATCTGGACTAGCGGCATTTTGTACCGATTCTTCTTGTAGGTGGCGTCTATAAGCAACACATGCGGGAAGGCGCGCCACAACATGTTCGACTCCGGGTGGATGAAGAAAACATCCTCGACCCGTTCGCCGTTTTGAGATGTTCTATGGTAAAAAACAAACCCAACCTTCCCCAACCGGTCGAAAAGTATCTGCATTGGAGTCTCGCCGACTTGTTCCATTCGACCCAATTTGGCCCGAGCGTTGTATATGGTGTTTCTTGTTGAGACATTATGGGGGTTCTGTTCTTTAATGGCAGCAAGAATGTCTCGTGGTTTTATGTTCTGATGCGTCATTTGCTCCACCGTCCTCTCTTCTGATGGAGTCAGCCTCATTAGGGACGGATGACCCTCTGGATACAGAAATGGTTCGTGGTTATGTTTAGCTTCATCAACCTTTAGATCCCAATAACCTAACCTCTTTTTGTATGCCCCGAT
This is a stretch of genomic DNA from Helianthus annuus cultivar XRQ/B chromosome 16, HanXRQr2.0-SUNRISE, whole genome shotgun sequence. It encodes these proteins:
- the LOC110920212 gene encoding PKS-NRPS hybrid synthetase CHGG_01239-like yields the protein MFDLNAPFDPILASDVGQDTWGLDAIQPNYASYYPSQHPVNFEAPPVSFGPPTDSSQSPPISDGPPEGPNADQEHSEFQNKKEFASMDELVEWCRDVERVNGYALVTKRTIYDKQGSGQPLKIWLTCDCAGEYKSTATVRRSGTRKTGCKFQLIGAYKKRLGYWDLKVDEAKHNHEPFLYPEGHPSLMRLTPSEERTVEQMTHQNIKPRDILAAIKEQNPHNVSTRNTIYNARAKLGRMEQVGETPMQILFDRLGKVGFVFYHRTSQNGERVEDVFFIHPESNMLWRAFPHVLLIDATYKKNRYKMPLVQIIGVTSTLMSFCIAHAFVSNEKQENFTWVLQSLKHSLDSVMEPRVTVTDRDRALMNACATVFPRARHSLCRWHIQQNIFKHCRKSFKTDDKWARFLFKWGELINSTTDHDYNYWYERIRSNLPRKKTDEIMNYLDSIWLQPYRDRFVSFWSDQHLNFGQRTTNRAEGQHALLKQYLGDSNYTLEKVVPLINKLIRNQVTEIKGNIETSRSRTLGHHNKPIFNLLLKKVPHACLELISDEVNEIEKLMLYNRTCACRLYTTCGLPCACRLEPYTTNGEMIPLELIDPFWRKLNLDSIVEPSKVDSFDLDGEFALLKQHLSAQPRELKKNLIQKMKELVQLNKTKLKQPVVQKNTRGRPTLKAQQQRKDDSFTEPSRHNFFTTQDQYSDSQDGFGTQESTIKPTRHSSFVESQSYCTETPMFFGEIVKGPKNSKTKNKVAKSKEEPPDLPLLPVGQVNMFLHFKKYIPPCFYPHFSHIQNVQGDGNCGFRSIAVGLSLKEWEWPFIRQHLHGECNRFHEFWKNINEVGYQHVLESLVWSDHIDGAPRHKWIQMPFTGLLIANRWNVICLLLSDLGCASFFPMFKTAEEIIPHRTVALVHVHMNHFIHVRLEGEYPMPTPSGYWRQPTRNTPAESWYHYYKERIDQYNTIVDEYRTRDYIDIGSL